CAACAGAGCCCAAATACAGTCCTCGCTTGTTACCAAGCTAGTTGAAGTTGTCTGTGCCGCTGGGCAGGCAGCTTGATGCTTAACAACTATATAACCAGCGCGAGACAATGCCGAATATACCAAATAATTATTGTACTTGTCGCTAGCTGCCTCGCCAAGCAGCAACACGTACGCCTGCTCCACGGAGACAATCATATCGCAATACTCCAGTTGAAGGCGGTTCTGCGTTAATACAACTAGACGTGACAAGAATCAAAGCAATATTTTCATGATATACGCACTAATTCCAGCAAAAATAAAGCCTCGTAATATTCCAAATAGAATTTGCCTTGTTGGCTGTAGCCAAAGCTCTCAAATTTTCCATCTTTACGCAGCACTTCGACTGCCTGTTGATCCTGGCGCCAAACAGCTATGGCGCGTCCCGCTTGTCGCTCGATGCGCCTAGCGGACAATCGGTGACGCAAATTAGCTGCaatataataaacatatttaaaacttaatgcaattaataaattatgcgCATGCTTACCATAGGCATTTTTCAGTTCCTCTTGTTCGGCTGCGCTGCCTTCGATGCTGGTTCGTTTGAGTCCGTTATGCGGCGTTTCAGCTTCAGCATGACGTTGCGCAATAAGCTCTGCAGCACTAAATATACTTTTGCAATAaagtttatgtttatataattaataacttACCTTAAATACTCGGTTTTTGGTTTAATTACAATCACATTTGCTGGCGCGCAGCTCATTTTACAAACCGAAAGCAGCTGTTTTATGCGGCGTTGCCAGACAAATTGCAAAAGAACATGCGCTAGCGGAGCTAGTTCCATGCAACTATATAGTTCACTTATTTTCGCTGCCGTTGCAATAACTACGAATTGAGGTAATTTTCATTGATAATTGTGTTTTAAAAAGAAACTGAACGTTTATTTGTGTTGGCTGATGCACAACTACTCAATTGCGGTTTGTTGACATACAATAAAACTACCAAAAAGCGCGTAAAACTGTCTCAACGAGAGTGTCTCTCCTACATGCACGTTTTTTGATGTTTTCCGTGGTCACCAGGCCTCCCCCTACCAAAGTCTTCAATTTGGTGATAATAATTAAACGCCACCGCCACTTTTATCGCAACATGGACTGCACGGAGTTGCTGCCCCCTGCCTCGGTGCGCGGCATGACTGTGCTGCAGCGCGCAGAGTTTCAAAAACGCGTGCAAATTCCCAGGCTGAGAGTGCCCGAATCGCAGGTGCAGCGTGTGATTCCGTTGGTGAAAAAGCTTCTGCTCAAAATGGAGCATCTGCAGCCGGTGCGTGCCTTAGAAAATGAGCGTGAAATTCTGTTGCATCCATTGCCCGTCAAGAGCTGGCAATCGCTGCCAACAgcggagctggagcagcagcaagtgaCGTCAGAGAATTTCTGCCATGCGGAGCTCGAGTTGGGCTACGAGAATTGGAGCGCCAATGAAATACTGAAGAGCGTGCTGCCGGCAGACGAGGAGGGACTCTCCTCTTTTTCACGCATTGGCCATATTGTGCATTTGAACCTCCGCGATCATCTGCTGCCTTATAAACAGCTCATTGGCAAGGTTCTGCGCGACAAGCTGCCCAACTGCCGCACCGTGGTCAACAAGGCGGCCTCCATTGACAACACCTACCGCAACTTTCAGCTGGAGCTTATATGCGGTGAGCCCGAGTACCAGGTGGAGACCAAAGAGAACGGCGTACCCTTTGAGTTTGACTTTTCCAAGGTATATTGGAATCCTCGTCTGTCCACCGAGCACGAGCGCATCGTTAAACTGCTGCAGCCAAACGATGTCCTGTACGATGTTTTCGCTGGCGTTGGCCCATTCAGCGTACCTGCAGCCAAGAAGCGCTGCCAGGTGCTGGCCAACGATCTAAATCCCGTCAGCTATCACTGGCTGCAGCACAATGCCAAGCGCAACAAGTGTCTGGTGCACATCAAGATGTACAACAAGGACGGCCGGGAGTTTATACTCAAGGAGCTGCGTGAGGATTTGCTGGAGCGTTGGCGCAACCCAGCAGCCACGCCCTATAGTATCCATATTACCATGAATCTACCGGCAATGGCCGTTGAATTTCTGGATGCATTTCGCGGCTTGTACACAGTTGAAGAGCTGGCCGAGCTGCCAGCGAGCCTCAACTATCCGCAAGTGCATGTTTATTCCTTTGCCAAGGGAGAGAACACCAAGATCCTGGTGCAGCAGCTGGTGGAAAGCAATCTGGGCGCAGTGTTGGGCGAAGAGCTGCAGTGCATCAGTTTTGTGCGCAATGTGGCGCCCAACAAGGATATGTACAGAGTAACCTTCAGGCTAAACCGAACGCTACTGACCACATCAAAGCAGACATTGCGCAAGCGTCCCTGTCCTGCAGAGGAGGAGAAGGAACACgtagcgacagcagcagccacaaaagtgaaatgtgTTTGATCAAGTGAAcaataaagtttttatatacaaaaaaaacgcGTCTCTCCTGTATATTTGCAGCTTCGCCATGGGTCGCAACAAGGCCAATGCTAAGAAGGGATCAGGAGcggcagctggagcagctgcaggcaAGGCGGCTGCCAAGCCGGCTCTAAATAAGTCCAAAAAGTCAAAGAACGTTTTCAAGGTGGCCAACAACAAGGGCAAGAAGAAGCCCAAGGAAGTCCAGGGCAAGCTGAAGCAGGTGAAGAAATCCCCAACCCCATCAGGCATTCCAAACCTAAACCGACTTCAATATTTTCAGATTAAGGAGACAGTCAAGGCCAAGCAGGAGAAGGTGGATGCTACGCTCAAGGTGCTCCACAAGGATATGGTCGTTAAGAAGCCCAAGCCGGCAGCCACGCCCattaagaacaaaaaaaagccGGCGGCCAATGCCACCACCGATACTCTGGGCAAGCTCAAGTTCTGAACAGCGCtcgattaaataaatacaatttgttaGTTCTGTTAGTTCAAagattacataaatatatgtatcaatatatataaagctgtGTA
The sequence above is a segment of the Drosophila virilis strain 15010-1051.87 chromosome 3, Dvir_AGI_RSII-ME, whole genome shotgun sequence genome. Coding sequences within it:
- the LOC6622374 gene encoding tRNA (guanine(37)-N1)-methyltransferase, with protein sequence MGRNKANAKKGSGAAAGAAAGKAAAKPALNKSKKSKNVFKVANNKGKKKPKEVQGKLKQIKETVKAKQEKVDATLKVLHKDMVVKKPKPAATPIKNKKKPAANATTDTLGKLKF
- the LOC6624352 gene encoding tRNA (guanine(37)-N1)-methyltransferase, with the translated sequence MFSVVTRPPPTKVFNLVIIIKRHRHFYRNMDCTELLPPASVRGMTVLQRAEFQKRVQIPRLRVPESQVQRVIPLVKKLLLKMEHLQPVRALENEREILLHPLPVKSWQSLPTAELEQQQVTSENFCHAELELGYENWSANEILKSVLPADEEGLSSFSRIGHIVHLNLRDHLLPYKQLIGKVLRDKLPNCRTVVNKAASIDNTYRNFQLELICGEPEYQVETKENGVPFEFDFSKVYWNPRLSTEHERIVKLLQPNDVLYDVFAGVGPFSVPAAKKRCQVLANDLNPVSYHWLQHNAKRNKCLVHIKMYNKDGREFILKELREDLLERWRNPAATPYSIHITMNLPAMAVEFLDAFRGLYTVEELAELPASLNYPQVHVYSFAKGENTKILVQQLVESNLGAVLGEELQCISFVRNVAPNKDMYRVTFRLNRTLLTTSKQTLRKRPCPAEEEKEHVATAAATKVKCV
- the Tsen54 gene encoding tRNA-splicing endonuclease subunit Sen54, translating into MELAPLAHVLLQFVWQRRIKQLLSVCKMSCAPANVIVIKPKTEYLSAAELIAQRHAEAETPHNGLKRTSIEGSAAEQEELKNAYANLRHRLSARRIERQAGRAIAVWRQDQQAVEVLRKDGKFESFGYSQQGKFYLEYYEALFLLELNRLQLEYCDMIVSVEQAYVLLLGEAASDKYNNYLVYSALSRAGYIVVKHQAACPAAQTTSTSLVTSEDCIWALLEEALGNKPVPAHIKASISYNATQARMAELKQQIISQTSASPDENRMESDLQSNFKFETRKRRAQSEPQEGTASKKANTSSKSLVDNLKAEASYAKFQQIFEKLDIVQLQSADYDSDKDARLRSFKISFDLHMHNDGFRRSAPKAPTFSVVILPPGEPFPTHNEILKCQRQQQLAEHTAPLLIISVSESKQIQAFIYYISC